The genomic window ACCGTCACGCAGCACGACCGCGCCATCTCGAATGCTCCAATACGGGAGCTCGCGCGTCAGATCGCCCTGCAGTTCCATGTGTCCCGCGCCTCACACCACGTACGGGTTCGCGTCTTGGTCGGGCATCACGAGGTAGGCATCGGGTTCCGACAGAAAACCGAGAAAATGCCGCATGAAATGCCGTGGGGCCCGGTCCCGCATGCGACGCCACAGCACGAAGACGAATCCCGTCGTGAAGGCCGAAACGGCGGCCTCCGCCCGCGGCATGCCGAGGAGTGTTCCGACGACGAATTCGCTCAGTCGTGAGAGCACGATGAAGACCACTCCCAGGCCGAACCAGTCCTCGAGATCCACCCCCAGGACTGTGACGGCGGCATCAAGTTTCCGGTAGACGGGATGCTGTGGAAGCATCGTGGTCATCCGTGAATCATGCGAATGATCTGGCCGCCGAAGAAGAGGATGACCGACCCAATGATGACCCATAACGCATTACGCACGCCGTTTCGGTGATCCGCCACGATCAGGGCGCCCGCAACGAGCAGCGCTGCCGTTGCGTAGGCAAGCCCGAACACGCCGGACAAACTGTCAGCCGCCTGTGTGAACAGATTGGTCAGAGGCGCAAACAAATCGCCCACGGGAGCGCCGCTTCCTGGCTGTGTTTGTCCGAGGACCGCCATCCCGATTCCAGCGATCATGCCGACTGTTTGCTTCATGTCACGACGCCCCCGTGATGAGAATCGCGATCTGTGTACCGGCCGGAATCTCGGTTGTCGTTACCCATCCGCCTGGAGTCCCAGGAGCCTGAAATTCCTTCGCCAAGCGGGCGGCCATGTACGTCCACGGCTCGGGGAGCTGTCCGCCGACCACGATGGATCCCAAGCCATCGAACACACCGATGCTCCCCTGCCGCGCGGCCGCCTGAGCGTAGTCGGACGTCGCCTGCAGGGCCGCTGCCGCCAACGCGGCGGCGGTGGAAGAATGCCGGACCGTCGTCCGACCGGGAATTCCAGGAAGCAGGCGCTCCGAGTCTAAGGCGATACCCCGCGCGCCACCCGTCCGGTTCTGAGCCGCTAATGACAGCGTCACCTGTACGCGATCGCCGGGCCCGAGAACGGCCTGTCCCATCCAGATCCCATGGGGCTCCGATGTTTCGACGACCACTGGAACCGGGGACCCTCCGGGAACGACCACCGCTCCCGTCAGCAACGTGGCCCGAAGGCGTGTCCCCGGAGCCAGCGATGGCACTGCGCTGCCTGTTCCGCGCATGCCGGGAGGCGCTTCCCCAGTCTTGGACCCAGCTGCGTCTGCCGGATGATCGGTGGTTTCACGCCGAGCGGCGTCCACGTCGGTTGAACGATTGTAGACGACCGGAGAAAGAGCCGCGGCCGCTCGCTCTGCCGTGTCCCCAGCCTGTCGGGTTGGGCTGCCCTGAAGACTTACCACCACAGGGCTTCCGAGGCCTCGTGCGAAGACACCGGTAGAGTCAGAGAGACTTGAAAGACTGGGCGGAAGCGCGGGCACGGGCAGCATCCCTGCGAGAGACGAGCGGTTCAGAGAACT from bacterium includes these protein-coding regions:
- a CDS encoding TrbC/VirB2 family protein — protein: MKQTVGMIAGIGMAVLGQTQPGSGAPVGDLFAPLTNLFTQAADSLSGVFGLAYATAALLVAGALIVADHRNGVRNALWVIIGSVILFFGGQIIRMIHG